Proteins from a single region of Amblyomma americanum isolate KBUSLIRL-KWMA chromosome 10, ASM5285725v1, whole genome shotgun sequence:
- the LOC144106656 gene encoding uncharacterized protein LOC144106656, with amino-acid sequence MPYQEPRVLHLLRDHVAGVNWRPTRLAEDVPGNRVCGLCRTISKQTVLLPCSHSLCESCLRASVHKCGSVCPLDREAFSEDECGWYTYPERKKAALKAHCWNEAHGCDFVGTMAAVLRHYENECTFHAIECLRCGDGVVHKDLPAHILAGCSGSTALATAEQTSSQDSHLTVQDVRAAMGELKAVIRNPYQDQAPALQTDINHLMEQYRNDATELLKAIRLLTESADNIKRELLLIAANIPSNLAPDQQSRGDFEESTAGFSGGGATGEAMPCRLEMLLILRRLEVLAKSPLSFMGLLRENVHSEVSATITGMHPSLQIDMLHGGNAAERLSTKASLLNYTYELKIANCTGMRTVEADRLSSKRHEVAFWHRRDTYVVVGAYTRPMKSGLDLTLSLKSYGLLESSHLISRRSEVRLLHKDESKCRVLRKLKRQCRHDATCFQCSYSTKLDALTDKGFFEDGELTFELALYRESTVERQRRLRNRQSVM; translated from the exons ATGCCATATCAGGAACCCAGGGTGCTGCACTTACTGCGTGACCACGTAGCTGGCGTCAACTGGCGACCGACGCGGCTTGCTGAGGACGTGCCCGGCAATCGTGTCTGTGGCCTCTGCCGCACGATTTCCAAGCAGACGGTGCTGCTTCCATGCTCGCATTCCCTGTGCGAATCCTGCCTGAGAGCTAGCGTCCATAAGTGCGGCAGCGTGTGTCCCTTGGACAGGGAGGCGTTTTCTGAAGATGAGTGCGGTTGGTATACGTACCCCGAAAGGAAGAAGGCTGCTCTGAAG gCCCACTGCTGGAATGAAGCCCACGGCTGTGATTTCGTGGGCACCATGGCTGCCGTCCTGAGACACTACGAGAATGAATGCACCTTCCATGCAATTGAATGTCTCCGGTGCGGCGACGGAGTCGTACACAAGGACCTTCCGGCACACATCCTTGCTgggtgcagcggcagcacagcttTAGCCACTGCAGAGCAGACGTCTTCTCAAGACAGCCATCTTACCGTTCAAGACGTAAGAGCAGCCATGGGGGAACTGAAGGCGGTCATAAGGAACCCGTACCAAGATCAAGCGCCTGCTCTCCAGACTGACATCAACCATCTTATGGAGCAATACAGGAATGACGCTACGGAATTGTTGAAAGCCATACGTTTGCTTACTGAGTCGGCCGATAACATAAAGCGGGAGTTGTTGCTTATAGCTGCAAACATTCCTTCGAATCTTGCTCCAGACCAACAGTCGCGAGGAGATTTTGAAGAAAGCACAGCTGGCTTTTCTGGAGGCGGAGCAACAGGAGAGGCCATGCCTTGTCGCTTAGAGATGTTGCTGATCCTTCGCAGGCTCGAAGTATTAGCCAAATCGCCGCTAAGCTTTATGGGACTCTTACGAGAGAATGTTCATTCAGAGGTAAGCGCGACCATTACTGGCATGCACCCGTCTTTACAGATCGATATGTTGCATGGTGGGAACGCTGCTGAACGCCTGTCTACAAAAGCGTCTCTGCTGAACTATACCTACGAGTTGAAGATCGCAAACTGCACGGGCATGAGAACGGTAGAAGCCGATCGTCTTTCAAGTAAACGGCACGAGGTGGCTTTTTGGCATCGCAGGGACACGTATGTCGTGGTTGGCGCCTACACTCGCCCGATGAAAAGTGGTCTGGACTTGACGCTCTCCTTGAAGTCGTACGGCCTCCTTGAGTCTTCTCACTTGATATCACGTCGATCCGAAGTCAGACTCTTGCATAAAGACGAAAGCAAGTGTCGCGTCTTGAGGAAATTGAAAAGGCAATGCCGGCACGACGCAACTTGCTTCCAGTGCAGTTACAGTACAAAACTTGACGCACTCACAGACAAGGGATTCTTCGAAGACGGAGAACTGACGTTCGAACTGGCCTTATACCGAGAATCCACGGTTGAACGGCAGCGTCGGCTACGTAACCGTCAGTCAGTGATGTAA